From a single Tachypleus tridentatus isolate NWPU-2018 chromosome 6, ASM421037v1, whole genome shotgun sequence genomic region:
- the LOC143252765 gene encoding uncharacterized protein LOC143252765 isoform X3, translating into METCFTLDKESNTMALICPEVVVVVAFDSRELLIQWQVKIRAHLVEEQQHLVQISHIPPKSKLSCGPARLHLQDYTFCLTAGIPPRLLGTWPLKELRKFGVVDNKFCFEGGSLCGRGEGVHVLLTNQAEDLTKAFDLATRGKLAGKRKVASRKNSVCESSTRVSLQSKTNVKSFVKSSTESSRTLLREYPGNNTCKLHYRWPSFASHCTATSVVAVSDVESMETVSMNLSDIQEVSPKLPHRTESNNPVTNIISSDDKTLWKFDHCSKCGRHYCTKTGITLNSRQRPYSPDDRRESRNFATPWALELRPLFPSTDSVLRTRNSTSRRNTKRFVDRASLSSQSSHSSSSTSSGSSEYSVPRNCLETLYDRPRSIHINNGVTTPKSPSKVTSIGNSPIWEEVGDGTINTSGQPTDNVCYCIMPFSSNTLPRYISCSCLPSPATVQNESQEPGQINRKSCTSLSLPKTRMEQISTLDKGCSRKESTQTAIAVDVCTCCLIPNPCSHYDIPRTALANMYLRELKETREDSIAEGKLEPAPTPKIDEALEQYDVPRKLKEHLNINQSTTALLSASINNHSQRKSCLQTHGIAVEGPVSSEEAFPSCSCQNFLTKDSRGDLVSPWSKPISEKVNNHFNSTITSSLPQNVQDTNLNNLSFEKKENTLEKLSERLTTKETLICTCNKNSPNPVSIHLDNKQHILRDDTTAMKQDGLITLQSQEGFSDYVNMEHANASKDKSEYKREESTPDLPNYANLTFIESLPLYENSDTLLKIFPTKPCDFHSLNVGEKSRKPPLYPKKTPLGPKTNTPLKDPIQKSDISDSNSIITKPSFKGTLEGLNNVVSLAGMKCSLEAEDSDNYLLMEPVVPWKLTKGFSSSQGNSNTYPRTLKTNNDRQKPDSPEKIITKLPLCPFIPYLLPSKEIDSGRGRCSLNSNTDNTFVSPFQRRKNLSFQENTSETSLFGDSKKAFFDRKRLNSAETSKNQVEDTKEHASRLSGSPKPSPVRKYSFFSKLPLRSKDKSHSTDEISPVSSEPSSPSYRPLENLQKNPAHHSADCLKLSDEHRLSEDELDQANCDVILSETNDSSSVIKKSSDVPCKPKCRSSQPSPSDSGVSVSLPLSGDKETTLGKISPHIVCSFHGSLPRKFHKIQCREIIRTKRRPCCLMQNDFSNHPNVRGPFKKTDECTPQNIQDFKAYQQLISPDCPTTTELLVTASSSSSDMSDYIETLSLCSHSSTSSGSSCECMHAEEIYILAPGTIRSNKYNLQRTSSGQECLILSHSKSLSNTSVTPQPCCYIGDYGASKNTSSLCSESYSYCPCSSSDTNVQAKDPKMLDHVLVDTSNSDHTIKSDSLEYALIDIVENTPIKDNGKECSTDTKN; encoded by the exons ATGGAGACGTGTTTTACCTTGGACAAAGAAAGCAACACTATGGCCCTTATCTGCCCAGAAGTTGTCGTTGTCGTGGCTTTTGATTCTCGAGAACTTCTCATACAGTGGCAGGTTAAGATTAGAGCTCATCTCGTTGAAG AACAACAACACCTAGTACAGATTTCACATATTCCACCAAAAAGCAAGTTATCGTGTGGACCTGCACGACTTCACCTACAAGATTACACTTTTTGCTTAACAGCTGGTATACCTCCCAGACTGCTAGGCACATGGCCTTTGAAGGAACTTCGCAAATTTGGCGTGGTGGACAATAAATTCTGTTTTGAAGGTGGCTCCCTCTGTGGTCGAG GAGAAGGAGTACACGTTCTTCTCACTAACCAAGCTGAAGACTTGACGAAGGCCTTTGATTTAGCCACCAGGGGCAAACTAGCAGGAAAGCGAAAAGTGGCATCAAGAAAAAATTCTG tTTGCGAATCTTCGACTCGAGTTTCTCTGCAGTCAAAAACCAACGTCAAGTCCTTTGTCAAATCAAGTACTGAATCGAGTCGAACCTTACTTAGGGAATATCCAGGGAACAATACTTGTAAACTTCATTACCGTTGGCCCTCTTTTGCTTCTCATTGCACAGCAACATCTGTAGTTGCAGTTAGTGACGTTGAAAGTATGGAGACAGTTTCGATGAATTTAAGTGACATCCAAGAGGTATCACCAAAACTTCCTCATCGAACTGAAAGCAACAATCCTGTGACCAATATAATTTCATCAGATGATAAAACACTGTG GAAATTTGATCATTGTTCCAAATGTGGTCGCCACTACTGTACAAAAACTGGAATAACACTAAATAGCCGGCAGAGGCCATATTCTCCAGACGATCGCCGAGAAAGTAGAAACTTTGCTACTCCATGGGCATTAGAACTTCGGCCATTATTTCCTTCTACAGATAGTGTATTGCGTACAAGAAACTCCACGAGTCGTCGTAACACTAAACGTTTCGTAGACAGGGCGTCGCTTAGCTCTCAAAGCAGTCATAGCAGTAGTAGCACCAGTAGTGGAAGCTCTGAATATTCTGTTCCACGAAATTGCTTGGAAACATTATATGACCGCCCTCGAAGTATCCATATTAATAATGGAGTGACCACGCCAAAGAGCCCTTCTAAAGTGACCAGTATAGGAAATAGTCCAATCTGGGAGGAAGTAGGGGACGGAACGATCAACACGTCTGGCCAACCGACAGATAACGTTTGCTATTGTATAATGCCATTTAGTAGCAATACGTTACCTCGTTATATTTCTTGTTCCTGCTTGCCAAGTCCAGCAACTGTCCAAAACGAAAGTCAGGAACCAGGACAGATCAACAGGAAAAGCTGTACTTCCCTAAGTCTACCCAAGACTCGTATGGAACAAATATCGACGCTTGACAAAGGCTGCTCGAGAAAAGAAAGTACTCAAACAGCTATAGCAGTTGATGTTTGTACCTGTTGTTTAATTCCAAATCCTTGTTCCCATTACGATATTCCCAGGACAGCTCTGGCTAACATGTATTTAAGG GAACTAAAGGAAACAAGAGAAGATTCTATTGCTGAAGGAAAGCTGGAACCAGCACCAACTCCGAAGATTGACGAAGCGTTAGAACAATACGATGTTCCTCGAAAATTGAAA GAACACTTGAATATTAATCAGAGCACCACTGCATTGCTTTCTGCATCTATCAATAACCACTCACAACGTAAATCTTGTCTGCAAACCCACGGAATTGCAGTAGAAGGTCCCGTATCTTCTGAAGAAGCATTTCCTTCCTGTTCCTGTCAAAATTTCCTGACGAAAGATAGTAGAGGAGACTTGGTTTCACCATGGAGCAAACCTATATCTGAAAAAGTAAATAATCATTTCAACTCCACTATTACTTCATCACTACCTCAAAATGTGCAAGACACAAATTTAAATAACCTTTCGttcgaaaagaaagaaaatactttGGAAAAACTGAGTGAAAGATTGACTACGAAAGAAACATTAATATGCACTTGTAACAAAAATTCTCCAAACCCTGTTTCAATTCATcttgataataaacaacatatcCTACGTGATGATACTACTGCAATGAAGCAAGATGGTCTAATCACACTTCAATCTCAAGAAGGATTTTCAGATTATGTTAACATGGAACATGCCAACGCTTCCAAAGACAAGTCTGAATATAAGCGTGAAGAGTCTACTCCTGATTTGCCAAATTATGCTAATCTCACATTTATTGAATCTCTTCCTCTGTATGAAAATTCAGatactttattgaaaatatttcctACAAAACCTTGCGATTTTCACTCATTAAACGTAGGTGAAAAGTCTAGAAAACCTCCTCTATATCCAAAGAAAACACCACTTGGTCCCAAAACAAACACACCTTTGAAAGATCCCATTCAGAAAAGTGATATCAGTGATAGTAACAGCATAATAACTAAGCCTAGTTTCAAAGGAACATTGGAAGGATTAAATAATGTTGTGTCATTGGCTGGCATGAAATGTAGTTTAGAAGCTGAAGACAGTGATAATTATTTACTAATGGAACCTGTAGTTCCTTGGAAATTAACGAAAGGTTTTTCCTCGTCACAAGGTAATTCGAACACATATCCTCGAACTTTAAAGACCAATAATGACAGACAAAAACCAGATTCCccagaaaaaataataacaaaattgcCTCTTTGCCCTTTTATTCCCTATTTATTACCTTCGAAAGAAATCGATAGCggtagagggcgttgcagtttAAATAGCAACACAGACAATACATTCGTTAGTCCATTTCAAAGAAGgaaaaatttaagttttcaaGAAAATACATCTGAAACATCTTTATTTGGAGACTCAAAGAAAGCATTCTTCGACCGTAAAAGATTAAACTCTGCAGAAACGTCTAAAAATCAAGTAGAAGATACTAAAGAACATGCTTCAAGGCTAAGTGGAAGTCCAAAACCTTCACCTGTCAGAAAATATTCCTTCTTTTCTAAATTACCGTTGAGGTCTAAAGATAAATCGCACAGCACTGATGAAATATCTCCAGTATCTTCTGAACCTTCTTCTCCAAGCTATAGGCCATTAGAAAACCTTCAAAAGAACCCTGCACATCACTCAGCAGATTGTCTCAAACTTTCAGATGAACACAGACTGTCTGAAGATGAACTAGACCAAGCAAATTGTGATGTAATATTAAGCGAAACAAACGATTCGTCAAGTGTTATAAAAAAATCATCAGATGTTCCCTGTAAACCAAAGTGTCGAAGTTCCCAACCTAGCCCTTCTGATTCAGGTGTATCAGTCAGTTTACCACTTAGCGGTGACAAGGAAACAACGCTTGGCAAGATATCTCCTCACATTGTCTGTAGTTTTCATGGATCCTTACCAAGAaagtttcataaaatacaatgtcgGGAAATTATTCGTACTAAGAGAAGGCCGTGTTGCTTAATGCAAAATGATTTCTCAAATCATCCTAATGTTCGTGGGCCATTTAAGAAAACAGACGAGTGCACACCTCAAAACATTCAAG ATTTTAAAGCGTACCAACAACTGATATCCCCAGATTGTCCAACAACCACTGAGCTCCTAGTGACAGCAAGTAGTTCCTCTTCTGACATGAGTGATTACATAGAGACTTTATCCTTGTGTTCACACAGTAGCACAAGCAGTGGAAGCAGCTGTGAATGTATGCATGCTGAAGAAATCTATATTCTTGCTCCTGGGACCATTCGGTCTAATAAATACAATCTTCAAAGAACTTCCTCTGGTCAAGAATGTCTTATTCTGAGCCATAGTAAATCATTATCCAATACTTCAGTTACACCTCAACCTTGCTGTTACATTGGGGACTATGGTGCCTCTAAGAATACGTCTTCGTtatgttctgaaagttacagttattGTCCGTGTTCTAGCTCAGATACTAATGTTCAGGCAAAAGACCCTAAAATGTTAGATCACGTTCTAGTAGACACCTCAAACTCAGATCACACAATAAAATCTGATTCTCTGGAGTATGCTTTGATTGACATTGTAGAAAATACACCTATAAAAGACAATGGAAAAGAATGTTCTACCGACACTAAAAACTGA
- the LOC143252765 gene encoding uncharacterized protein LOC143252765 isoform X4, with amino-acid sequence METCFTLDKESNTMALICPEVVVVVAFDSRELLIQWQVKIRAHLVEEQQHLVQISHIPPKSKLSCGPARLHLQDYTFCLTAGIPPRLLGTWPLKELRKFGVVDNKFCFEGGSLCGRVCESSTRVSLQSKTNVKSFVKSSTESSRTLLREYPGNNTCKLHYRWPSFASHCTATSVVAVSDVESMETVSMNLSDIQEVSPKLPHRTESNNPVTNIISSDDKTLWKFDHCSKCGRHYCTKTGITLNSRQRPYSPDDRRESRNFATPWALELRPLFPSTDSVLRTRNSTSRRNTKRFVDRASLSSQSSHSSSSTSSGSSEYSVPRNCLETLYDRPRSIHINNGVTTPKSPSKVTSIGNSPIWEEVGDGTINTSGQPTDNVCYCIMPFSSNTLPRYISCSCLPSPATVQNESQEPGQINRKSCTSLSLPKTRMEQISTLDKGCSRKESTQTAIAVDVCTCCLIPNPCSHYDIPRTALANMYLRELKETREDSIAEGKLEPAPTPKIDEALEQYDVPRKLKEHLNINQSTTALLSASINNHSQRKSCLQTHGIAVEGPVSSEEAFPSCSCQNFLTKDSRGDLVSPWSKPISEKVNNHFNSTITSSLPQNVQDTNLNNLSFEKKENTLEKLSERLTTKETLICTCNKNSPNPVSIHLDNKQHILRDDTTAMKQDGLITLQSQEGFSDYVNMEHANASKDKSEYKREESTPDLPNYANLTFIESLPLYENSDTLLKIFPTKPCDFHSLNVGEKSRKPPLYPKKTPLGPKTNTPLKDPIQKSDISDSNSIITKPSFKGTLEGLNNVVSLAGMKCSLEAEDSDNYLLMEPVVPWKLTKGFSSSQGNSNTYPRTLKTNNDRQKPDSPEKIITKLPLCPFIPYLLPSKEIDSGRGRCSLNSNTDNTFVSPFQRRKNLSFQENTSETSLFGDSKKAFFDRKRLNSAETSKNQVEDTKEHASRLSGSPKPSPVRKYSFFSKLPLRSKDKSHSTDEISPVSSEPSSPSYRPLENLQKNPAHHSADCLKLSDEHRLSEDELDQANCDVILSETNDSSSVIKKSSDVPCKPKCRSSQPSPSDSGVSVSLPLSGDKETTLGKISPHIVCSFHGSLPRKFHKIQCREIIRTKRRPCCLMQNDFSNHPNVRGPFKKTDECTPQNIQDFKAYQQLISPDCPTTTELLVTASSSSSDMSDYIETLSLCSHSSTSSGSSCECMHAEEIYILAPGTIRSNKYNLQRTSSGQECLILSHSKSLSNTSVTPQPCCYIGDYGASKNTSSLCSESYSYCPCSSSDTNVQAKDPKMLDHVLVDTSNSDHTIKSDSLEYALIDIVENTPIKDNGKECSTDTKN; translated from the exons ATGGAGACGTGTTTTACCTTGGACAAAGAAAGCAACACTATGGCCCTTATCTGCCCAGAAGTTGTCGTTGTCGTGGCTTTTGATTCTCGAGAACTTCTCATACAGTGGCAGGTTAAGATTAGAGCTCATCTCGTTGAAG AACAACAACACCTAGTACAGATTTCACATATTCCACCAAAAAGCAAGTTATCGTGTGGACCTGCACGACTTCACCTACAAGATTACACTTTTTGCTTAACAGCTGGTATACCTCCCAGACTGCTAGGCACATGGCCTTTGAAGGAACTTCGCAAATTTGGCGTGGTGGACAATAAATTCTGTTTTGAAGGTGGCTCCCTCTGTGGTCGAG tTTGCGAATCTTCGACTCGAGTTTCTCTGCAGTCAAAAACCAACGTCAAGTCCTTTGTCAAATCAAGTACTGAATCGAGTCGAACCTTACTTAGGGAATATCCAGGGAACAATACTTGTAAACTTCATTACCGTTGGCCCTCTTTTGCTTCTCATTGCACAGCAACATCTGTAGTTGCAGTTAGTGACGTTGAAAGTATGGAGACAGTTTCGATGAATTTAAGTGACATCCAAGAGGTATCACCAAAACTTCCTCATCGAACTGAAAGCAACAATCCTGTGACCAATATAATTTCATCAGATGATAAAACACTGTG GAAATTTGATCATTGTTCCAAATGTGGTCGCCACTACTGTACAAAAACTGGAATAACACTAAATAGCCGGCAGAGGCCATATTCTCCAGACGATCGCCGAGAAAGTAGAAACTTTGCTACTCCATGGGCATTAGAACTTCGGCCATTATTTCCTTCTACAGATAGTGTATTGCGTACAAGAAACTCCACGAGTCGTCGTAACACTAAACGTTTCGTAGACAGGGCGTCGCTTAGCTCTCAAAGCAGTCATAGCAGTAGTAGCACCAGTAGTGGAAGCTCTGAATATTCTGTTCCACGAAATTGCTTGGAAACATTATATGACCGCCCTCGAAGTATCCATATTAATAATGGAGTGACCACGCCAAAGAGCCCTTCTAAAGTGACCAGTATAGGAAATAGTCCAATCTGGGAGGAAGTAGGGGACGGAACGATCAACACGTCTGGCCAACCGACAGATAACGTTTGCTATTGTATAATGCCATTTAGTAGCAATACGTTACCTCGTTATATTTCTTGTTCCTGCTTGCCAAGTCCAGCAACTGTCCAAAACGAAAGTCAGGAACCAGGACAGATCAACAGGAAAAGCTGTACTTCCCTAAGTCTACCCAAGACTCGTATGGAACAAATATCGACGCTTGACAAAGGCTGCTCGAGAAAAGAAAGTACTCAAACAGCTATAGCAGTTGATGTTTGTACCTGTTGTTTAATTCCAAATCCTTGTTCCCATTACGATATTCCCAGGACAGCTCTGGCTAACATGTATTTAAGG GAACTAAAGGAAACAAGAGAAGATTCTATTGCTGAAGGAAAGCTGGAACCAGCACCAACTCCGAAGATTGACGAAGCGTTAGAACAATACGATGTTCCTCGAAAATTGAAA GAACACTTGAATATTAATCAGAGCACCACTGCATTGCTTTCTGCATCTATCAATAACCACTCACAACGTAAATCTTGTCTGCAAACCCACGGAATTGCAGTAGAAGGTCCCGTATCTTCTGAAGAAGCATTTCCTTCCTGTTCCTGTCAAAATTTCCTGACGAAAGATAGTAGAGGAGACTTGGTTTCACCATGGAGCAAACCTATATCTGAAAAAGTAAATAATCATTTCAACTCCACTATTACTTCATCACTACCTCAAAATGTGCAAGACACAAATTTAAATAACCTTTCGttcgaaaagaaagaaaatactttGGAAAAACTGAGTGAAAGATTGACTACGAAAGAAACATTAATATGCACTTGTAACAAAAATTCTCCAAACCCTGTTTCAATTCATcttgataataaacaacatatcCTACGTGATGATACTACTGCAATGAAGCAAGATGGTCTAATCACACTTCAATCTCAAGAAGGATTTTCAGATTATGTTAACATGGAACATGCCAACGCTTCCAAAGACAAGTCTGAATATAAGCGTGAAGAGTCTACTCCTGATTTGCCAAATTATGCTAATCTCACATTTATTGAATCTCTTCCTCTGTATGAAAATTCAGatactttattgaaaatatttcctACAAAACCTTGCGATTTTCACTCATTAAACGTAGGTGAAAAGTCTAGAAAACCTCCTCTATATCCAAAGAAAACACCACTTGGTCCCAAAACAAACACACCTTTGAAAGATCCCATTCAGAAAAGTGATATCAGTGATAGTAACAGCATAATAACTAAGCCTAGTTTCAAAGGAACATTGGAAGGATTAAATAATGTTGTGTCATTGGCTGGCATGAAATGTAGTTTAGAAGCTGAAGACAGTGATAATTATTTACTAATGGAACCTGTAGTTCCTTGGAAATTAACGAAAGGTTTTTCCTCGTCACAAGGTAATTCGAACACATATCCTCGAACTTTAAAGACCAATAATGACAGACAAAAACCAGATTCCccagaaaaaataataacaaaattgcCTCTTTGCCCTTTTATTCCCTATTTATTACCTTCGAAAGAAATCGATAGCggtagagggcgttgcagtttAAATAGCAACACAGACAATACATTCGTTAGTCCATTTCAAAGAAGgaaaaatttaagttttcaaGAAAATACATCTGAAACATCTTTATTTGGAGACTCAAAGAAAGCATTCTTCGACCGTAAAAGATTAAACTCTGCAGAAACGTCTAAAAATCAAGTAGAAGATACTAAAGAACATGCTTCAAGGCTAAGTGGAAGTCCAAAACCTTCACCTGTCAGAAAATATTCCTTCTTTTCTAAATTACCGTTGAGGTCTAAAGATAAATCGCACAGCACTGATGAAATATCTCCAGTATCTTCTGAACCTTCTTCTCCAAGCTATAGGCCATTAGAAAACCTTCAAAAGAACCCTGCACATCACTCAGCAGATTGTCTCAAACTTTCAGATGAACACAGACTGTCTGAAGATGAACTAGACCAAGCAAATTGTGATGTAATATTAAGCGAAACAAACGATTCGTCAAGTGTTATAAAAAAATCATCAGATGTTCCCTGTAAACCAAAGTGTCGAAGTTCCCAACCTAGCCCTTCTGATTCAGGTGTATCAGTCAGTTTACCACTTAGCGGTGACAAGGAAACAACGCTTGGCAAGATATCTCCTCACATTGTCTGTAGTTTTCATGGATCCTTACCAAGAaagtttcataaaatacaatgtcgGGAAATTATTCGTACTAAGAGAAGGCCGTGTTGCTTAATGCAAAATGATTTCTCAAATCATCCTAATGTTCGTGGGCCATTTAAGAAAACAGACGAGTGCACACCTCAAAACATTCAAG ATTTTAAAGCGTACCAACAACTGATATCCCCAGATTGTCCAACAACCACTGAGCTCCTAGTGACAGCAAGTAGTTCCTCTTCTGACATGAGTGATTACATAGAGACTTTATCCTTGTGTTCACACAGTAGCACAAGCAGTGGAAGCAGCTGTGAATGTATGCATGCTGAAGAAATCTATATTCTTGCTCCTGGGACCATTCGGTCTAATAAATACAATCTTCAAAGAACTTCCTCTGGTCAAGAATGTCTTATTCTGAGCCATAGTAAATCATTATCCAATACTTCAGTTACACCTCAACCTTGCTGTTACATTGGGGACTATGGTGCCTCTAAGAATACGTCTTCGTtatgttctgaaagttacagttattGTCCGTGTTCTAGCTCAGATACTAATGTTCAGGCAAAAGACCCTAAAATGTTAGATCACGTTCTAGTAGACACCTCAAACTCAGATCACACAATAAAATCTGATTCTCTGGAGTATGCTTTGATTGACATTGTAGAAAATACACCTATAAAAGACAATGGAAAAGAATGTTCTACCGACACTAAAAACTGA